Proteins found in one Mycoplasma sp. 1578d genomic segment:
- a CDS encoding ABC transporter ATP-binding protein, with the protein MDEVVYPKNKWIFWKLLKGYRILTFINISLVMLETVSNVMLPYLIGQLIDHGLQAKSVSASGSITYTTNLNEVLKYGGLLVLFAFLGLLLGLCSGFVGSKASAGLSKNIRSALFKQASKFSFENIDKYSVATLINRMGNDVTNITNAFTQMIRIPIRATFLLVLNLVFSITVSPQLSLMFLVILPVLIFFTSLIWWKTYPVFKKMFVVYDDLNHKIQENLQGMRTIKSYVTEQKEAKSIFERVAKLTKINIYVEHGLVLGVPAFMLPIFAATLFLGGYGTHLILNNVITTGTLLSFSSYIWQTSVAVTMFIGVIGQIVIAAPSARRISEVIHEIPSIDENLNGLTTINSGHVEFKNVSLTYSSNKGESLKNLNFSIATGQTLGIVGRTGAGKTSLISLIGRLYDATQGQVLVDGHNVKDYNIHSLRDSVSVVLQKNSLFSGTIRENLQWGNPKASDEQIYQACEQAGILDFVMSLENKLDTIVSQSGSNFSGGQKQRLCIARALLKRPKILILDDSTSAVDTKTENHIQQALTHSIKDCTKIIIAQRISSVIQADQILVIDHGSIVAQGDHEHLINNNEFYRSIYDAQLNAGGINED; encoded by the coding sequence ATGGATGAAGTTGTATATCCAAAAAATAAATGGATTTTTTGAAAACTACTCAAAGGTTATCGAATTTTAACATTTATCAATATTTCCTTGGTAATGCTTGAAACTGTATCAAATGTCATGTTACCGTATTTAATCGGTCAACTAATTGATCATGGATTGCAAGCTAAATCTGTTAGTGCAAGTGGATCTATTACTTACACTACCAATTTAAATGAAGTGTTAAAATATGGTGGCCTCTTAGTTTTATTTGCTTTTTTAGGTTTATTACTGGGATTATGTTCAGGTTTTGTCGGTTCAAAAGCTTCAGCAGGTTTAAGTAAAAATATTCGCTCAGCACTATTTAAACAAGCAAGCAAATTTTCATTTGAAAACATTGATAAATATAGTGTAGCAACACTCATTAACCGGATGGGTAATGATGTCACTAATATCACTAATGCTTTTACTCAAATGATTCGCATTCCGATCAGAGCAACTTTTTTATTAGTTTTAAATTTAGTTTTTTCAATCACCGTTAGTCCACAATTATCGCTTATGTTCTTGGTAATTTTACCGGTTTTAATCTTTTTTACTAGTTTAATTTGATGAAAAACTTATCCTGTGTTTAAGAAAATGTTTGTTGTTTATGATGATTTAAATCACAAAATTCAAGAGAATTTACAAGGAATGCGGACCATTAAATCATACGTTACTGAACAAAAAGAAGCTAAAAGCATTTTTGAAAGGGTGGCTAAATTAACTAAAATTAATATTTACGTTGAACACGGTTTGGTTTTAGGAGTTCCTGCTTTTATGCTTCCGATTTTTGCTGCTACACTATTTTTGGGTGGATATGGAACCCACTTAATTTTAAATAATGTAATTACCACAGGAACATTACTTTCTTTTTCTTCATATATTTGACAAACATCTGTGGCAGTGACTATGTTTATTGGAGTAATTGGACAAATAGTTATTGCAGCCCCAAGTGCTCGAAGAATTAGTGAAGTAATTCATGAAATTCCTTCAATTGATGAAAATTTAAATGGCTTAACTACAATAAATAGTGGACATGTCGAATTTAAAAACGTTTCACTCACATATTCAAGTAACAAAGGTGAAAGCTTGAAAAATCTTAATTTTAGCATTGCCACAGGCCAAACTTTAGGGATTGTTGGACGTACTGGAGCTGGAAAAACATCATTAATTTCGCTAATTGGTCGCTTATATGATGCTACTCAAGGACAAGTGCTTGTTGATGGTCATAATGTTAAAGATTATAACATTCACTCATTAAGAGATTCAGTATCTGTTGTACTTCAAAAAAATAGTCTTTTTAGTGGCACTATTCGCGAAAATTTACAATGAGGAAATCCAAAAGCCAGTGATGAGCAAATTTATCAAGCTTGTGAACAGGCCGGAATTTTAGATTTTGTGATGAGTCTTGAAAATAAACTCGATACAATTGTTTCACAATCTGGAAGTAATTTTTCAGGTGGACAGAAGCAACGTCTTTGCATTGCTAGAGCATTATTAAAGAGACCGAAAATTTTAATCTTAGATGATTCTACTTCAGCTGTTGATACTAAAACTGAAAATCATATTCAACAAGCTTTGACTCATTCAATTAAAGACTGCACTAAGATTATCATTGCTCAAAGAATCTCATCAGTGATTCAAGCTGATCAAATTCTTGTTATTGACCACGGGAGCATAGTGGCTCAAGGAGATCATGAACATTTAATTAATAATAATGAATTTTATCGTTCAATTTATGATGCTCAATTAAACGCAGGAGGCATCAATGAGGATTAA
- a CDS encoding ABC transporter ATP-binding protein: MRINFQGKDSFKNTPTIKLSYAEKKKFFFRLINLVWKEHKFIMSVVLVLILLSNVGLLFNQVFLGKILIDGLLTNPKTGGVFSWNDIKDDQNWWFRFYSMMALGVVLYTAGVSFNFLYQWIIVKITFKTMAKLRMDLYVHSQKLPIKFFDQNQKGEILSRYTSDIDTLRQFISKSIPITINAIVTLIISFVIMMWLSWILTLITLVLVCVILYAMKTLGQRSGKYFKKRQELNGKIIGFSEEIFSGLKVVKTFNQEDSSVEKFEKINNAYYNAEKKANRISNLLFPIAFNLGLITFAIVSIIGGVIISSPKAQAFFGLSVGVLFSFSQFSRSFAFPLSTVAEQSNVIITAIAGSKRVFDILDQEPEINLGKVTLVKITKDSQGNIIEKDIEDLFSNYAWKIPKAQGDFDYQPTQGKIEFKNVSFGYSDDNLILKNISLIAYPGQKIALVGPTGAGKTTITNVLNRFYEIQGGDVYFDDINLKDIDKSSLRQGIVMVLQDTHLFSETIRHNIAYGADTIQEQLMYSSADTANISYYINNLKHNYDTILFDGGSELSQGQRQLISIARAAYQDAPVVILDEATSSIDTKTEQLVQKAMDKLVSKRTSFVIAHRLSTIKNSDLILVLKDGSIIERGNHAQLIKQNGYYSALWSNSKVE; encoded by the coding sequence ATGAGGATTAATTTTCAAGGGAAAGATAGTTTTAAAAATACCCCAACTATTAAATTAAGTTATGCAGAAAAGAAAAAGTTCTTTTTTAGGTTAATTAATTTAGTGTGAAAAGAACACAAATTTATAATGAGTGTAGTACTAGTTTTGATCCTTTTATCAAACGTAGGATTGCTTTTTAATCAAGTCTTTTTAGGAAAAATCCTTATTGATGGATTATTAACCAATCCAAAAACAGGTGGAGTTTTTTCATGAAATGACATCAAAGATGATCAAAACTGGTGATTTAGATTTTATTCAATGATGGCTCTTGGTGTAGTTTTATATACAGCTGGAGTTTCGTTTAACTTTTTATATCAATGAATTATTGTTAAAATCACCTTTAAAACTATGGCCAAATTAAGAATGGATTTATATGTTCATTCACAAAAATTGCCAATTAAATTTTTTGATCAAAATCAAAAAGGTGAGATTTTATCACGTTATACTAGTGATATTGACACGTTAAGACAATTTATCTCTAAATCAATTCCGATCACAATTAATGCTATTGTAACTCTTATTATTTCGTTTGTTATTATGATGTGGTTAAGTTGAATTTTAACCTTAATTACCTTAGTTCTTGTGTGTGTTATTTTATATGCTATGAAAACTCTAGGTCAACGTTCAGGAAAATATTTTAAAAAACGACAAGAGTTAAATGGAAAAATTATTGGATTTTCTGAAGAAATTTTTAGTGGTTTAAAAGTAGTTAAAACTTTTAATCAAGAAGATTCATCAGTGGAAAAATTTGAAAAAATCAATAATGCTTATTATAATGCTGAAAAGAAAGCAAATCGCATTTCCAATTTATTATTTCCAATTGCGTTTAATTTAGGATTAATTACTTTTGCTATTGTATCAATTATTGGTGGAGTGATTATTTCCAGTCCAAAAGCTCAAGCGTTTTTTGGTCTTAGTGTTGGAGTTTTATTCTCGTTCTCACAATTTTCACGTTCGTTTGCCTTTCCTCTTTCTACAGTTGCCGAGCAATCAAACGTGATTATTACAGCTATAGCTGGTTCGAAAAGAGTTTTTGATATTCTTGATCAAGAGCCTGAAATTAACCTAGGAAAAGTCACATTAGTTAAAATTACCAAAGATTCACAAGGAAATATAATTGAAAAAGATATTGAAGATTTATTCAGCAATTATGCTTGAAAAATCCCAAAAGCTCAAGGTGATTTTGATTATCAACCTACACAAGGAAAAATTGAATTTAAAAACGTGTCTTTTGGATATAGTGATGATAATTTAATTTTAAAAAACATTTCATTAATAGCATATCCAGGTCAAAAAATTGCTTTAGTTGGTCCAACTGGAGCAGGAAAAACTACCATTACTAATGTACTAAATCGCTTTTATGAAATTCAAGGTGGTGATGTGTACTTTGATGATATTAATCTTAAAGATATTGATAAGAGTTCGCTTCGTCAAGGAATTGTTATGGTACTTCAAGATACACATTTATTCAGTGAAACCATTCGTCACAACATTGCTTATGGAGCTGATACAATCCAAGAGCAATTAATGTATTCAAGTGCTGATACAGCTAATATTTCATATTACATTAATAATCTCAAACATAATTATGACACTATTTTATTTGATGGTGGAAGCGAATTATCACAAGGACAACGTCAACTCATATCAATTGCCCGAGCTGCTTATCAAGATGCTCCCGTGGTCATTTTAGATGAAGCAACATCAAGTATTGACACTAAAACCGAACAGCTGGTTCAAAAAGCAATGGACAAACTTGTTTCTAAGCGTACTAGCTTTGTCATTGCTCACCGCTTGTCAACTATTAAAAATTCAGATCTAATTTTAGTCCTTAAAGATGGAAGTATTATTGAACGTGGAAATCATGCTCAATTAATCAAACAAAATGGTTATTATTCAGCTTTATGATCCAATTCTAAAGTTGAATAA
- a CDS encoding cell division protein FtsZ → MYDELHANQKKIENANQENQEIIDRNTAGIVLKVIGVGGAGNNAIQMMNKEQFKNVEFIVANTDAQALASNDCKIKIALGKDNRGLGAGSDPEVGAKAAKESLSEIQEKIGGADVVIIAAGLGGGTGTGAAPIIAEAAKNNGALTIAIITTPFDYEGPKRRRYANEGIQKLAEVVDSYIILSNSKLSRSYGDVPISDSLKLSNISLKNIILAIHDVLYRIGTINIDYADVKKMLTNGGLSMVGIATAVGKDRAEKAVEKAFEQKLYEKPITKASRMIINVQTDSKATLNEIDRAVDRVYKLFQASRDSEEGGIDTIIGYEQVELKDNGELFKVSIIVTGSNDRNAKEIIQPIIHDNDAISFAEAQYNEFKQQKNSATIRSDEQMVFNSYSAALHRKEAQAQEPIQADMSGDSKNDPTHTVVTKQTEIVHEVEYRPLDQQTQTQEYNFNNYFEEPSDELPEELEKLENVFGEQRTTNQENSQTSSHYSYSERTSEYSSNGETREVNDFLSYPQAGDQEKKYQGEKSSKNLKNNSDDWY, encoded by the coding sequence ATGTACGACGAATTGCATGCAAATCAAAAGAAAATTGAAAATGCAAACCAAGAAAATCAGGAAATTATTGATCGTAATACCGCTGGAATTGTCTTAAAAGTTATTGGAGTTGGTGGTGCAGGAAACAACGCCATTCAAATGATGAATAAAGAGCAGTTCAAAAATGTTGAATTTATCGTTGCAAATACTGATGCTCAAGCCCTAGCTTCAAATGACTGTAAAATCAAAATTGCTTTAGGTAAAGATAACCGTGGTTTAGGAGCTGGTTCTGATCCTGAAGTTGGAGCTAAAGCCGCTAAAGAAAGTTTATCAGAAATCCAAGAAAAAATCGGTGGTGCTGATGTGGTGATTATCGCTGCCGGACTTGGTGGTGGAACCGGAACAGGTGCTGCTCCAATTATTGCTGAAGCAGCTAAAAATAATGGAGCTTTAACAATAGCAATAATTACAACTCCATTTGACTATGAAGGTCCAAAAAGAAGAAGATATGCTAATGAAGGAATTCAAAAACTTGCTGAAGTTGTTGATTCATACATTATTTTATCGAATAGTAAATTAAGTAGAAGCTATGGTGATGTGCCAATTAGTGACTCATTAAAATTATCTAACATCTCATTAAAAAATATTATTTTAGCAATCCATGATGTCTTATATAGAATTGGAACTATTAATATTGATTATGCCGATGTGAAGAAAATGTTAACTAATGGTGGTTTATCAATGGTTGGAATTGCTACTGCTGTAGGTAAAGATCGTGCTGAAAAAGCCGTTGAAAAAGCTTTTGAACAAAAACTGTATGAAAAACCAATCACAAAAGCTTCAAGAATGATTATCAACGTGCAAACAGATAGTAAAGCAACTCTTAACGAGATTGATCGTGCTGTAGACCGTGTATATAAGTTATTCCAAGCTTCTAGAGATAGTGAAGAAGGTGGAATTGATACAATTATTGGATATGAACAAGTTGAACTAAAAGATAATGGTGAATTATTTAAAGTTTCAATTATTGTGACTGGAAGCAATGATCGAAATGCTAAAGAAATTATACAACCAATTATTCACGATAATGACGCTATTTCATTTGCTGAAGCTCAATACAATGAATTTAAACAACAAAAAAATTCAGCAACAATAAGAAGTGATGAACAAATGGTGTTTAATAGCTATTCAGCTGCTTTACACCGTAAAGAAGCTCAAGCACAAGAACCAATTCAAGCAGATATGTCAGGTGATTCAAAGAACGATCCAACACATACTGTGGTTACTAAACAAACTGAAATAGTACATGAAGTTGAATATCGTCCACTCGATCAACAAACCCAAACACAAGAATATAATTTCAATAATTATTTCGAAGAACCTTCAGACGAATTACCTGAAGAACTAGAAAAACTTGAAAATGTTTTCGGAGAACAAAGAACTACCAATCAAGAAAATTCGCAGACTAGTTCACACTATTCATATAGCGAAAGAACTTCTGAATATTCTTCAAATGGAGAAACTAGAGAAGTTAATGATTTTCTTTCATACCCTCAAGCAGGTGACCAAGAAAAAAAGTATCAAGGTGAGAAATCTTCAAAAAATTTAAAAAATAATTCAGATGATTGATACTAA
- a CDS encoding MAG3720 family protein: MQRLFGNFHISRNQIAFDLVEQVTGNYLIHTQPELKVTKPSNVSDVKKLLKEIDKQLSLFNNKHLSINVIIDDSQFEELNVSLLKTTLENEDIDMLDHAQVAIEQLIDKQIEQFIKLNNVQLVGTKVTYEYLLYKSNGQIKVYHVFPRGKKFTKIIAKTSFCYQKYSSKYNQILSLFGALKADQINLMLTSQVNSAMLKNEQGVHLSIENNHECTLLKLIYNGAIISYKKLLVGTDNLIHKIALEQNISIKNTLNKVKYIINQNDNTQIWTDQNLSEAHVYLKMYADFLEQEMKKFVSQKYISPEKLNTLSFSGESDWMNNYFEKKYFLPSNLGFVTLWKQQNTSLSNKLQKTQEPITISVMEFLKDFILKEHNTVNTISSHYDFKHTKKQRFLLFRELFANWKLI, from the coding sequence GTGCAAAGATTATTTGGTAATTTTCACATCTCAAGAAATCAAATTGCTTTTGATTTAGTTGAACAAGTAACTGGCAATTACTTGATTCACACCCAACCAGAGCTCAAAGTTACTAAACCAAGTAATGTGAGCGATGTTAAAAAGTTGCTCAAAGAGATTGACAAGCAACTTTCATTATTTAATAATAAACATCTTAGTATTAATGTCATTATTGATGATTCACAATTTGAAGAACTTAATGTTAGTTTACTCAAAACTACTCTTGAAAACGAAGATATTGATATGTTAGACCATGCTCAAGTGGCAATTGAGCAGTTAATTGACAAACAAATTGAACAATTTATTAAGCTCAATAATGTTCAATTAGTTGGAACTAAAGTAACTTATGAATATTTATTGTATAAATCAAACGGTCAAATTAAGGTTTATCATGTATTTCCAAGAGGTAAAAAATTTACTAAAATAATAGCAAAAACTTCTTTTTGTTACCAAAAATACAGTTCAAAATATAATCAAATTCTCTCGCTTTTTGGTGCATTAAAAGCTGATCAAATTAATTTGATGTTAACCAGTCAAGTTAATTCAGCTATGTTAAAAAATGAGCAGGGAGTTCATTTATCAATTGAAAATAACCACGAATGTACTTTATTAAAATTAATTTATAATGGAGCTATTATTAGCTATAAAAAATTACTAGTGGGTACTGATAATTTAATTCATAAAATAGCTCTTGAACAAAATATAAGTATCAAAAATACTCTTAATAAAGTTAAATATATTATTAATCAAAATGATAATACTCAAATTTGAACTGACCAAAATTTAAGTGAAGCACATGTTTATTTAAAAATGTATGCTGATTTTTTAGAACAAGAAATGAAGAAATTTGTTTCACAAAAGTATATTAGTCCTGAAAAATTAAACACTCTTTCTTTTAGTGGCGAATCAGATTGAATGAATAATTATTTTGAGAAAAAATACTTTTTACCTTCAAATTTAGGTTTTGTCACTCTATGAAAACAGCAAAACACTTCACTAAGCAATAAGCTTCAAAAAACACAAGAACCAATTACTATCAGCGTTATGGAATTTTTAAAAGATTTCATTTTAAAAGAACATAACACTGTTAATACCATATCAAGTCATTATGACTTCAAACATACCAAAAAGCAAAGATTTCTCCTTTTTAGAGAATTATTTGCCAATTGAAAACTAATATAA
- the rsmH gene encoding 16S rRNA (cytosine(1402)-N(4))-methyltransferase RsmH, whose translation MNNKLHYSVLLNETISQLKIKPNGIYVDLTLGMGGHSEAILKKLSNGKLYCFDKDDFALKYAKNRLSQAGSNFELIKSDFQNIKSQLAQRGIAAVDGIIADLGISSPQVDNSERGFSYNKNAKLDMRMDTSQALSAWNVVNQYSEQQLAQILWDYADVKLSKRVAKAIVENRPIETTLELVDVIKQAYPAKLIREKNPSKAIFQAIRIEVNNELESLKQMLIDAIDLLKHDSVLAIITFHSIEDKIVKNFFKNLIQDKTPAKLPIIIQKDYIAKQIYPSNEEIQQNKRSRSAKLRVLYKK comes from the coding sequence ATGAATAATAAATTACATTATTCAGTTCTTCTGAATGAAACAATTTCTCAATTAAAAATTAAACCAAATGGCATTTATGTTGACCTCACATTGGGAATGGGAGGTCATTCAGAAGCTATTTTAAAGAAACTTTCAAACGGCAAGTTATATTGTTTTGATAAAGATGATTTTGCGCTTAAATATGCAAAAAATCGTTTAAGTCAAGCAGGCTCGAATTTTGAGTTAATTAAAAGTGATTTCCAGAATATAAAATCTCAATTAGCTCAAAGAGGAATTGCTGCTGTTGATGGTATCATTGCTGATTTAGGCATTTCTTCCCCTCAGGTCGATAATTCTGAGCGAGGCTTTAGTTATAATAAGAATGCTAAATTAGATATGCGTATGGACACATCTCAAGCTTTGAGTGCATGAAATGTGGTTAATCAATACAGTGAGCAACAATTAGCCCAAATTCTATGAGATTATGCTGATGTAAAACTCTCCAAAAGAGTTGCGAAAGCTATTGTAGAAAATCGGCCAATTGAAACAACATTAGAATTGGTTGATGTGATTAAACAAGCATATCCAGCTAAATTAATTCGAGAAAAAAATCCTTCCAAAGCCATTTTTCAAGCCATTCGGATCGAAGTTAATAATGAACTAGAATCATTAAAACAAATGTTAATTGATGCAATTGATTTGCTCAAACATGATTCTGTTCTTGCTATAATAACTTTTCACTCAATTGAGGATAAAATAGTAAAAAACTTCTTTAAAAATCTTATCCAAGATAAAACTCCGGCTAAACTACCAATCATAATTCAAAAAGATTACATAGCCAAGCAAATTTACCCTTCAAATGAAGAGATTCAACAAAACAAGCGTTCACGAAGCGCTAAACTAAGAGTGTTATATAAAAAATAA
- a CDS encoding division/cell wall cluster transcriptional repressor MraZ, translating to MYGQHTRAIDDKNRVVLPAAYKDQLGTSFFITLGFDKNFELRSVENFNAYTKKLQNKSQFNSKVRHLTRIIMSNVVEVNLDKQGRISLPKFIIDKLSIQKEVVFVGNGSIIELWSKEAFQEFENLFQDGDLAKLAEEISKMEDNE from the coding sequence ATGTACGGACAACACACTCGAGCAATCGATGACAAGAACCGCGTGGTACTTCCAGCGGCTTATAAAGATCAACTTGGGACTAGTTTTTTTATCACTCTTGGGTTTGATAAAAACTTTGAACTCAGAAGTGTTGAAAACTTTAATGCGTACACCAAGAAACTTCAAAACAAATCTCAATTTAATTCTAAAGTTAGACACTTAACCAGAATTATCATGAGTAATGTCGTTGAAGTTAACCTTGATAAACAAGGTCGAATTTCACTCCCTAAGTTTATTATTGATAAACTTTCTATCCAAAAAGAAGTTGTTTTTGTAGGAAATGGTTCAATTATTGAACTTTGATCTAAAGAGGCTTTTCAAGAATTTGAAAATCTTTTTCAAGATGGTGATCTAGCAAAATTAGCTGAAGAAATTTCAAAAATGGAAGATAATGAATAA
- a CDS encoding transglutaminase domain-containing protein, with product MNQKSRTKEPNKRAEQKSRNQTINIYNPEKATQPKQETKKSDPAPAIPKTSNLSKPQISEKINTPTPKLTILKEQKENLQSIKHNLAEIISQSKNLPISKEFLTYLNIFINKLNQVKTSIDYSQIINSNFQILFDNFHKYQKVFLEFDQLFSSNEETKKWTQKLKSISKNLEKTDVQDKLEKLLRDFYIIKLQEQIDLYQKYPYYLQPLERLKKILYNYKNNPNQFVLFQWGIDKNNNFSLEPSKYYSGNFWRVNINDKYVASWLKYYKRWNWIFVKSNEQISKIEDKDIQSLKITPKFQANKVISDYIKRQINFAPDKYSDLWSFNPQNPDKVTYKDVINPQNKTKINSSSHQIKEVVKNINQLNLKYKFAVKKSQGRGIVKLGDQYYKYWKNSSIANFDFDKFNQYQKYADVKTYNYVFEYANIYNDLLFVKPNLFSEALYRTLDSDLITPKHTRFEQNDPKLGKIYYDKTTSITKEESLKQGKDPWINPIPEYKRWFNRWKEILPKIINKNWDTQTKIKAISYYIVSNSLYLSAPKGVHYNYNGYGFYNPTQFFSNDPEIQCVGYSMNLAAALTILNIPVRIVGGAYFGSSSSIISSGYHAWNEVFIDNRWKIVDLTWFDYSEHRDQKGKTYELEDDVDLFLERNSEHKWRKQFRLDLNSYENTLLYFKNPPQYEYEDLPKSL from the coding sequence ATGAATCAAAAGAGCCGAACAAAAGAGCCGAACAAAAGAGCCGAACAAAAGAGCCGAAATCAGACCATTAACATCTATAACCCTGAAAAGGCTACTCAACCAAAGCAAGAAACAAAAAAATCAGATCCAGCACCTGCTATCCCAAAAACCTCAAACCTATCAAAGCCCCAAATTTCAGAAAAAATAAATACCCCTACACCTAAGCTAACTATCCTTAAAGAACAAAAAGAGAATTTACAATCCATTAAACATAACCTTGCTGAAATTATTTCACAGAGCAAAAATCTTCCAATATCGAAAGAATTTTTAACATATTTAAATATATTTATCAATAAACTTAATCAAGTTAAAACTTCAATTGATTATTCACAAATAATCAACTCAAACTTTCAAATTTTATTTGATAATTTTCATAAATACCAAAAAGTTTTTTTAGAGTTTGATCAATTATTTTCTTCGAATGAAGAGACAAAAAAATGAACTCAAAAGCTTAAGTCAATATCAAAAAACCTTGAAAAAACAGATGTTCAAGACAAACTTGAAAAACTATTAAGAGATTTTTATATTATTAAATTACAAGAACAAATTGATTTATATCAAAAGTATCCTTATTATTTACAACCACTCGAAAGACTCAAGAAAATTTTATATAACTATAAAAATAATCCAAATCAATTTGTTCTTTTTCAATGAGGGATTGATAAAAATAATAATTTTTCTTTAGAACCAAGCAAATATTATAGTGGTAATTTTTGACGAGTTAATATTAATGATAAATATGTTGCTAGTTGATTAAAATACTATAAACGGTGAAATTGAATTTTTGTTAAATCTAATGAACAAATTAGCAAAATTGAAGATAAAGATATTCAATCTTTAAAAATAACTCCAAAATTCCAAGCTAACAAAGTTATTAGCGATTACATTAAAAGACAGATCAATTTTGCTCCAGATAAATATTCTGATCTTTGATCGTTTAATCCACAAAATCCTGATAAAGTCACTTATAAAGATGTGATAAACCCACAAAATAAAACCAAAATTAATAGTTCATCTCATCAGATAAAAGAAGTTGTTAAAAATATAAATCAACTTAATTTGAAATATAAATTTGCAGTTAAAAAATCCCAAGGTCGCGGAATTGTAAAATTGGGTGATCAATATTACAAATATTGAAAGAATAGTTCGATTGCTAATTTTGATTTTGATAAATTTAATCAATATCAAAAATATGCTGATGTTAAAACTTACAATTATGTTTTCGAATATGCAAATATTTACAATGATTTATTATTTGTCAAACCGAATCTATTTTCTGAAGCTCTTTACCGAACTCTTGACAGTGATTTAATTACTCCTAAACATACTCGATTTGAGCAAAATGATCCAAAATTAGGAAAAATTTATTATGATAAAACAACTTCAATAACAAAAGAAGAATCCCTAAAACAAGGTAAAGATCCTTGAATTAATCCAATTCCAGAATACAAAAGGTGATTTAATCGTTGGAAAGAAATTTTGCCTAAAATCATCAACAAAAATTGAGACACTCAAACCAAAATAAAGGCAATCTCATATTATATTGTTTCAAATTCTTTGTATCTTAGTGCGCCAAAAGGAGTTCATTATAATTACAATGGATATGGATTTTATAATCCAACTCAATTTTTCAGCAACGATCCTGAAATTCAGTGTGTTGGATATAGCATGAACTTAGCTGCTGCCCTTACCATTTTAAACATTCCTGTGAGAATTGTTGGAGGAGCATACTTTGGAAGCTCAAGCTCAATAATATCGAGTGGATATCACGCCTGAAACGAAGTCTTTATTGATAATCGTTGAAAAATTGTTGATTTAACTTGATTTGATTATTCGGAACATCGAGATCAAAAAGGAAAAACATACGAACTTGAAGATGATGTTGACTTATTTTTAGAACGCAATTCAGAACATAAATGAAGAAAACAATTTAGATTAGATTTAAACTCATACGAAAACACTTTGCTATATTTTAAAAATCCACCACAATATGAATATGAAGATCTTCCTAAAAGTCTTTAA
- a CDS encoding 1-phosphofructokinase family hexose kinase: MIYTLTLSPSVDLLINSNEFELEKVNRYEQFAMLPGGKGLNASVILTRHGFENKAITLFDKQTFAQLETIFKTEKLEIINIALEQQTRINIKYYGKTTIFELNGPRAQVTNEHFEQVLNIVKTLTQNDVLMLMGTAQETQLIQILQICMLQKVKVILDVESDNFLQLLEYKPFLIKPNKQELEKIFKDQDFNSKTNLIKAMRKLQACGASNVIVSLGERGSFLLTDQNEIYNAQNITQIRIVSATGAGDTLISMFGANYLSTQNAHNSLHWASAAATGTVQSAWLSEQKLTLSNYDFIQVNKE, from the coding sequence GTGATTTATACATTAACGCTCTCGCCATCGGTGGATTTATTAATTAATTCAAATGAGTTTGAATTAGAAAAGGTTAATCGTTATGAACAATTTGCAATGCTACCAGGTGGAAAAGGTTTAAACGCTAGCGTGATTTTAACACGCCATGGATTTGAAAACAAAGCAATTACACTCTTTGATAAACAAACATTTGCTCAACTTGAGACCATTTTTAAAACTGAAAAGTTAGAAATTATTAATATTGCTCTTGAACAACAAACACGAATTAATATTAAATATTACGGAAAAACTACTATCTTTGAACTTAATGGTCCTAGGGCACAAGTTACTAATGAACACTTTGAGCAAGTTTTAAATATTGTTAAAACTTTAACTCAAAACGATGTTTTAATGTTAATGGGAACTGCTCAAGAAACACAATTAATACAGATTTTACAAATCTGTATGCTACAAAAAGTTAAAGTAATTTTAGATGTAGAAAGTGATAACTTTTTACAATTACTTGAGTATAAACCATTTTTAATTAAACCAAATAAGCAAGAGCTTGAAAAAATCTTTAAAGATCAAGATTTTAATTCTAAAACAAATTTAATTAAAGCAATGAGAAAATTACAAGCATGTGGTGCAAGTAATGTGATTGTTTCGCTTGGTGAACGAGGTTCATTTTTACTTACTGATCAAAATGAAATTTATAATGCTCAAAACATCACTCAAATTAGGATAGTTTCAGCTACTGGAGCTGGTGATACATTAATTTCTATGTTTGGAGCTAATTATTTAAGTACGCAAAATGCACATAATTCGCTTCATTGAGCTAGTGCAGCAGCTACTGGAACCGTTCAAAGTGCTTGATTAAGCGAACAAAAATTAACCTTATCAAATTACGATTTTATTCAAGTTAATAAGGAATAA